In Myxococcales bacterium, the following are encoded in one genomic region:
- a CDS encoding PAS domain S-box protein produces MTGGDDSVMAALVAALPDGVLVIDAAARIERANAAAAQLLGHPLDALVGRPVAELYLDPAEAHERTLADRAGVDGRPTPREWRTSAGARRVLLVSSRVLGDRVGLVLRDPEDLGDMVERLLRTAASFRAVIENAPDCVIIHTRGRITYANQMMLQMWRGPLEQLVGRAAIDLVHPDDHPLVVDRMRGLAEGGSHLPFIDERLVRSDGTVFLAQVGAVPIAFDGEPAVMVVARDVTEVRQRQLRGGQIDRMVALGTLAAGVAHEIGNPLTYLLLRLDAATVRAGELRSALPPGTPAAPVLDELVGHLAAIADGARRVRTIVGELRQFARPDDEPTVLDVTAPIERALKIAGHALAGIEIERAYAAAPPVLIAEGKLTQVALNLLINAGHAIRAAGGGGHRIGVRVWRDGRHTCFAISDTGVGIAPGDLPRVFDPFFSTKPVGEGIGLGLATAQSIVASASGRLTVASVPGAGATFTVALPAS; encoded by the coding sequence GTGACCGGCGGTGACGACTCGGTGATGGCGGCGCTCGTGGCCGCGCTGCCGGACGGGGTGCTGGTGATCGACGCCGCGGCCCGGATCGAGCGCGCCAACGCGGCCGCGGCGCAGCTGCTCGGCCACCCGCTCGACGCGCTGGTCGGCCGGCCGGTGGCCGAGCTGTACCTCGATCCGGCCGAGGCCCACGAGCGGACGCTGGCCGACCGCGCCGGCGTCGACGGGCGCCCGACGCCGCGCGAGTGGCGCACCAGCGCCGGGGCGCGCCGGGTGCTGCTGGTGTCGTCGCGGGTCCTCGGCGACCGGGTCGGGCTGGTGCTGCGCGACCCCGAGGATCTCGGCGACATGGTCGAGCGGCTGCTGCGCACCGCCGCCAGCTTCCGCGCGGTCATCGAGAACGCGCCCGACTGCGTGATCATCCACACCCGCGGTCGCATCACCTACGCCAACCAGATGATGCTGCAGATGTGGCGCGGCCCGCTCGAGCAGCTGGTCGGGCGCGCCGCGATCGACCTGGTCCACCCCGACGACCACCCGCTGGTGGTCGACCGCATGCGCGGGCTCGCCGAGGGCGGGTCGCACCTGCCGTTCATCGACGAGCGGCTGGTGCGCAGCGACGGCACCGTGTTCCTGGCCCAGGTCGGCGCGGTGCCGATCGCGTTCGACGGGGAGCCCGCGGTCATGGTGGTCGCGCGCGACGTCACCGAGGTGCGCCAGCGTCAGCTCCGCGGCGGCCAGATCGATCGCATGGTCGCGCTGGGCACGCTCGCGGCCGGGGTGGCGCACGAGATCGGCAACCCGCTGACCTACCTGCTGCTCCGGCTCGACGCCGCGACGGTGCGCGCCGGCGAGCTGCGCTCGGCGTTGCCGCCCGGGACCCCGGCCGCGCCGGTGCTCGACGAGCTGGTCGGGCACCTGGCGGCGATCGCCGACGGCGCCCGGCGGGTGCGCACGATCGTCGGCGAGCTGCGCCAGTTCGCGCGGCCCGATGACGAGCCGACCGTGCTCGACGTGACCGCGCCGATCGAGCGCGCGCTCAAGATCGCCGGCCACGCGCTGGCCGGGATCGAGATCGAGCGCGCCTACGCCGCGGCGCCGCCGGTGCTGATCGCCGAGGGCAAGCTGACCCAGGTGGCGCTGAACCTGCTGATCAACGCCGGCCACGCCATCCGCGCCGCCGGCGGCGGCGGCCACCGCATCGGCGTGCGGGTGTGGCGCGACGGCCGCCACACCTGCTTCGCCATCAGCGACACCGGCGTCGGGATCGCGCCCGGCGATCTGCCGCGCGTGTTCGACCCGTTCTTCTCGACCAAGCCGGTGGGCGAGGGCATCGGCCTGGGCCTGGCCACCGCCCAGTCGATCGTGGCCAGCGCCTCGGGCCGGCTCACCGTCGCGAGCGTCCCCGGGGCCGGCGCCACGTTCACGGTGGCGCTGCCGGCGTCCTGA
- a CDS encoding ABC-F family ATP-binding cassette domain-containing protein, with amino-acid sequence MSLVVLEEVTLFFADRMIFDAVGLRIGSHDRIGLVGPNGSGKTTLLKIIAGLQEIDDGRIIRARGVRVGWLPQDLALTGGRTLLSFVVDSVPGRAQLDLDLAAAEAELTEAGDDPARHDQLLELAERVAELHEQQAHFDRFFSTHEAQTILDGLGFATSDHGRDLGEFSGGWKMRAVLAGLLFQRPDVLLLDEPTNHLDLPSVAWFGDFLKRYDRAFILISHDREFLNEQIARVVSLEPEGVRSYPGNYERYVEARLEEETILAGKAKNLEREREHLTTFINRFRAQANKAKAVQSRIKMLEKMEDVETFQKRNVMRWSFAPTERTAAEVLKLDGLRKVYGDHVVLRSVDLTVKRGEKIGIIGKNGAGKTTLLKMIADELPSDGGAIRLGQGVKVGYYAQHHGDTLDMTASVQEVVQRANPAAPVSRVRSILGAFMFSGDSVDKPIKVLSGGERSRVALARLLVNPGNLILMDEPTNHLDLESADSLARSLTTFDGTLVFVSHSRSLIRTLATRIWNVEDGGVETYPGGLDDYLYSCTLRQREVVMAAKAPAPPSRTATPAAPAPAADAASREDDKARKRREADERRARAKALGPLEKRVADLEERITALETAQAQRSAALADPAVYADDARRKQLLGDYGGDQEKLDELTGRWEAAASELEAARARLG; translated from the coding sequence ATGAGCCTGGTCGTCCTCGAAGAGGTCACGCTGTTCTTCGCCGATCGGATGATCTTCGACGCGGTCGGGCTCCGCATCGGCAGCCACGATCGGATCGGCCTGGTCGGGCCCAACGGCTCGGGCAAGACCACGCTGCTCAAGATCATCGCGGGGCTCCAGGAGATCGACGACGGCCGGATCATCCGCGCCCGCGGCGTCCGGGTCGGCTGGCTGCCCCAGGATCTGGCGCTGACCGGCGGGCGGACGCTGCTGTCGTTCGTGGTCGACAGCGTCCCGGGGCGGGCCCAGCTCGACCTCGACCTGGCGGCGGCCGAGGCCGAGCTGACCGAGGCCGGCGACGATCCGGCCCGCCACGACCAGCTGCTCGAGCTGGCCGAGCGCGTGGCCGAGCTGCACGAGCAGCAGGCCCACTTCGACCGGTTCTTCTCGACCCACGAGGCCCAGACGATCCTCGACGGCCTCGGCTTCGCCACCAGCGACCACGGCCGTGACCTCGGCGAGTTCTCGGGCGGGTGGAAGATGCGCGCGGTCCTGGCCGGGCTGCTGTTCCAGCGGCCCGACGTGCTCTTGCTCGACGAGCCCACCAACCACCTCGACCTGCCGTCGGTGGCGTGGTTCGGCGACTTCCTCAAGCGCTACGACCGCGCGTTCATCCTGATCAGCCACGACCGCGAGTTCCTGAACGAGCAGATCGCGCGGGTGGTCTCGCTCGAGCCCGAGGGCGTGCGCAGCTACCCCGGCAACTACGAGCGCTACGTCGAGGCCCGGCTCGAGGAGGAGACCATCCTGGCCGGCAAGGCCAAGAACCTCGAGCGCGAGCGCGAGCACCTGACCACCTTCATCAACCGGTTCCGGGCCCAGGCCAACAAGGCCAAGGCGGTGCAGTCCCGCATCAAGATGCTCGAGAAGATGGAGGACGTCGAGACCTTCCAGAAGCGCAACGTCATGCGCTGGAGCTTCGCGCCGACCGAGCGGACCGCCGCCGAGGTGCTCAAGCTCGACGGGCTGCGCAAGGTCTACGGCGACCACGTCGTGCTGCGCTCGGTCGACCTGACGGTCAAGCGCGGCGAGAAGATCGGCATCATCGGCAAGAACGGCGCCGGCAAGACCACGCTGCTCAAGATGATCGCCGACGAGCTGCCCAGCGACGGCGGCGCCATCCGCCTGGGCCAGGGCGTCAAGGTCGGCTACTACGCCCAGCACCACGGCGACACCCTCGACATGACCGCGTCGGTGCAGGAGGTCGTGCAGCGGGCCAACCCGGCGGCGCCGGTGTCGCGGGTGCGCTCGATCCTGGGCGCGTTCATGTTCTCGGGCGACAGCGTCGACAAGCCGATCAAGGTGCTGTCGGGCGGCGAGCGCTCGCGCGTCGCGCTGGCCCGGCTGCTGGTCAACCCCGGCAACCTGATCCTGATGGACGAGCCGACCAACCACCTCGATCTCGAGTCGGCCGACAGCCTGGCGCGGTCGCTGACCACGTTCGACGGCACGCTGGTGTTCGTCAGCCACAGCCGGTCGCTGATCCGCACGCTCGCGACCCGGATCTGGAACGTCGAGGACGGCGGCGTCGAGACCTACCCGGGTGGGCTCGACGACTACCTGTACTCGTGCACGCTGCGGCAGCGCGAGGTGGTGATGGCCGCCAAGGCGCCGGCGCCGCCGTCCCGGACCGCCACCCCGGCCGCGCCCGCGCCCGCGGCCGACGCCGCCAGCCGCGAGGACGACAAGGCCCGCAAGCGGCGCGAGGCCGACGAGCGGCGCGCCCGCGCCAAGGCGCTCGGCCCGCTCGAGAAGCGCGTGGCCGACCTCGAGGAGCGGATCACCGCGCTCGAGACCGCCCAGGCCCAGCGCTCGGCGGCGCTGGCCGATCCGGCGGTGTACGCCGACGACGCGCGCCGCAAGCAGCTGCTCGGCGACTACGGCGGCGATCAGGAGAAGCTCGACGAGCTGACCGGTCGGTGGGAGGCCGCCGCCAGCGAGCTCGAGGCCGCCCGCGCGCGCCTCGGGTGA